The Arcobacter porcinus sequence ACCCAATCACAACTCTAAAAAAGGTGCCTTGCTATGTTCCCATCCTGGGGCGTTGTCTTTAGTAAAGCTTGAAAAGGTCTAAAAAGGAGCATTCAAAACACTATTTTGTGTTCTCAATGCTACTTTAAAAGATGGGTATTCTAACCAAAATATCTTTAATTTATTATAAAAGAGAAGAATGACATATTTTATACTTTTTATTTCAGCATTTTTATCTGCAACTTTACTTCCACTTGGAAGCGAAGCACTTTTAATATATGATATAAAAGCTGGTTACAATATCTATTTGATTCTTTTCTTTGCAACTTTAGGAAATAGTTTAGGATCACTATTAAACTACTATTTGGGCTTAAAAGGTGAAGAGTATCTAGTAGATAAAAAATTGGTTAAACAAAAATATATAGATAGTTCAAAAAGATATTTTGATAGATTTGGAGCTTTCTCTTTACTTTTTGCGTGGTTACCAATAATTGGTGA is a genomic window containing:
- a CDS encoding YqaA family protein, with the translated sequence MTYFILFISAFLSATLLPLGSEALLIYDIKAGYNIYLILFFATLGNSLGSLLNYYLGLKGEEYLVDKKLVKQKYIDSSKRYFDRFGAFSLLFAWLPIIGDPITFIAGVLRYDFRKFLVLVVISKFSRYLFIALIV